The following are encoded together in the Pseudoalteromonas piscicida genome:
- a CDS encoding fatty acid desaturase, which translates to MPTLTAKQNIKAIVSAIQAEERMLRARYPILNQQNSIAMVILLLSLSALIGVALLYYFAVIPAWLCIILAAFITSISHELEHDLIHKQYFSNRPFVYHFMMLTVWLMRPNTVNPWYRRKIHLHHHKVSGTEQDLEERLVGNGIQSPWLRAVVVTDGLLGLLFNAKRFDKEIKGFKFLKVFNAGFPLATAYFATLYGVIAYYVLQFVQPFELPKWGAELLAVAEFLMVVLIVPNMIRSASLNLVTSSMHYYGGVSNVLEQTHVITSRWFLPFQLFCFDFGRTHTLHHFVPNQPFYIRQLISKKIRPVMAQHGVRFDDLQSLKQANHYPVNERVSQK; encoded by the coding sequence ATGCCAACATTAACCGCGAAGCAGAATATAAAAGCGATAGTTTCCGCGATTCAAGCTGAAGAGCGAATGCTTCGAGCGCGTTATCCTATTTTAAATCAGCAAAACAGCATTGCTATGGTGATTTTGCTGTTGTCGTTAAGTGCGCTAATTGGCGTTGCGTTGCTTTACTATTTTGCCGTTATTCCTGCTTGGTTGTGTATTATCTTGGCGGCTTTTATTACCTCTATTTCTCATGAACTTGAGCACGACTTGATCCACAAGCAGTATTTTAGTAACCGCCCATTTGTATATCATTTTATGATGTTGACGGTGTGGCTAATGCGGCCAAATACGGTGAATCCTTGGTATCGCAGAAAGATCCATTTGCATCATCATAAAGTGTCAGGCACTGAACAAGACTTGGAGGAACGCTTGGTAGGTAATGGCATTCAATCTCCTTGGTTGCGAGCTGTGGTGGTTACAGATGGATTGCTAGGTTTATTATTTAATGCTAAGCGTTTTGATAAAGAAATTAAGGGCTTTAAGTTCTTAAAGGTCTTTAATGCTGGCTTTCCGCTTGCCACAGCTTATTTTGCGACTTTATATGGTGTGATTGCTTATTACGTGCTGCAATTTGTTCAGCCGTTTGAGCTGCCCAAGTGGGGAGCTGAGTTACTTGCGGTTGCTGAGTTTTTAATGGTGGTGCTGATTGTGCCTAATATGATCCGCTCAGCGTCTTTAAATCTCGTTACATCTTCAATGCATTATTATGGTGGGGTGAGTAATGTATTAGAGCAGACTCATGTGATCACTAGTCGTTGGTTTTTACCGTTTCAGTTATTTTGTTTTGATTTCGGCCGTACGCACACGCTCCATCACTTTGTACCCAATCAACCGTTTTATATTCGACAATTGATAAGTAAAAAAATACGCCCGGTTATGGCTCAGCACGGAGTGCGTTTTGATGATTTACAAAGCCTAAAGCAGGCAAATCACTACCCGGTCAATGAGCGGGTTAGTCAAAAATAA
- a CDS encoding acyl-CoA thioesterase — translation MQEFLEKFAITTKVNVVWGEMDALGHVNNVSYFRYFETARIDFLTQTGLLSVLSEPTHSPVLRDTYAQYKRPVTFPDTLYIGSYITDIKEDRFTMRYEAFSESQQAVCTTGYANVVMFNMKTGKKSPIPESMLAILKQYEMDDNQ, via the coding sequence ATGCAGGAATTTTTAGAAAAGTTTGCAATTACCACCAAAGTGAATGTGGTATGGGGAGAAATGGACGCGTTGGGGCACGTGAATAACGTGTCGTATTTTCGCTATTTTGAAACCGCACGAATCGATTTTTTAACTCAAACGGGGTTGCTTTCTGTATTATCAGAGCCCACCCATAGTCCGGTTTTGCGTGATACTTACGCGCAATATAAAAGACCCGTTACTTTTCCAGATACTTTATATATTGGTTCATATATCACTGATATCAAAGAAGACCGCTTTACCATGCGCTATGAGGCGTTTAGTGAATCACAACAAGCGGTATGTACAACGGGGTATGCCAATGTGGTGATGTTTAATATGAAGACAGGGAAAAAATCGCCAATTCCAGAGAGTATGCTGGCTATATTGAAGCAATATGAGATGGACGATAATCAATAG
- a CDS encoding endonuclease NucS domain-containing protein, protein MTEAEVRTLIAKNIKQFDPTFKVIKEEFKVQMEDGHTGAIDILAKDHLGCLIIIEVKINKGSERSTIQQLFKYTAMLKHDFSVPQEKIRRVIISTDWRELKTPFAEFSSNAKYPIEGYKLTISSGTLNFKEVMIASKDVDIDPASKFHLFKFRNEDGRNQALELLKDISESVPELNLLVYKIELNQPKSEQYFNHRDFGFGLIIKSFACNYETVLSKLNIDPQEYTPYGYKSQFDKKLLVALAFKVRFVQLLKGNIDYDSELEPINKYSSYLSWYEVDTNYIPFGRMYKKISLRMSEDDVLRQANGVHGIHPYLF, encoded by the coding sequence ATGACAGAAGCAGAAGTAAGAACGCTCATAGCTAAAAACATTAAGCAATTTGACCCAACGTTTAAAGTTATCAAAGAAGAATTTAAAGTCCAGATGGAAGATGGTCATACAGGGGCTATTGATATATTGGCTAAAGACCATTTGGGGTGTTTAATTATTATTGAAGTAAAGATAAATAAAGGCTCTGAGCGAAGCACAATACAACAGTTATTTAAGTACACTGCTATGCTCAAACACGACTTTAGTGTCCCTCAAGAAAAAATTCGACGTGTAATTATTTCTACCGACTGGCGAGAGCTAAAAACTCCTTTTGCAGAGTTTTCATCCAATGCTAAATACCCTATAGAAGGCTACAAGCTAACAATTAGCTCCGGTACTCTCAACTTTAAAGAAGTAATGATTGCAAGCAAAGATGTTGATATTGATCCAGCATCAAAATTTCATTTATTTAAATTCCGAAATGAAGACGGCAGAAATCAAGCCTTAGAGTTATTGAAAGATATAAGTGAATCCGTTCCTGAACTTAACCTTTTGGTTTACAAGATTGAACTAAATCAGCCTAAATCTGAACAATACTTCAATCACAGAGATTTTGGTTTCGGGTTGATAATTAAATCCTTTGCGTGCAATTATGAAACAGTATTAAGTAAGTTAAATATCGATCCTCAAGAATATACCCCATATGGTTATAAATCTCAGTTTGATAAAAAGCTATTAGTAGCGCTAGCTTTTAAAGTTCGATTCGTACAGCTATTAAAAGGAAATATCGATTACGACAGTGAACTAGAACCAATCAACAAGTATTCTAGTTACTTAAGTTGGTATGAAGTAGATACAAACTATATTCCATTTGGAAGAATGTATAAAAAAATATCACTGCGCATGTCAGAAGATGATGTTCTTCGTCAAGCAAATGGAGTGCATGGTATTCACCCTTATTTATTTTAA
- a CDS encoding ISAs1 family transposase: MSIITHLEWIEDPRTDVNIKHNLVDVLFLTLSAVLSGADGWKSIQEFGELQLDWLRQHRPFEHGIPKRHCIANIIKALNTDALLKALLDWINSRREEAQKPHIAIDGKVLRGCWKDNVYNALNVVSAFDVDNGLALYQQAAQNKGQEGQIARDIIDILACKGCIVTLDALHCQTKTLEMIVKNKGDFIIQVKANQRNLHNAIAEHFTAHYDSMGPHEETQSNGNAHGRGESRLVMQLPIKLPQKLKEKWPHVKTVIEVARGRKLGDKTSYTSHFYVSSLAVEPELVAKVIRKHWHIENRLHWVLDVVFKEDKLKVADPDGAAHIALFNRVCLNIIRQHQGKKDSLAAKRRGAAWNGDFRTELLFG; this comes from the coding sequence ATGAGCATCATCACACATTTAGAGTGGATTGAAGATCCTAGAACCGATGTTAATATCAAACATAATCTTGTCGACGTCTTGTTTTTAACTTTGAGTGCCGTGCTTAGTGGCGCTGATGGATGGAAATCAATTCAAGAGTTTGGTGAGTTGCAACTGGATTGGTTAAGGCAGCATCGTCCTTTTGAACATGGCATACCCAAACGTCACTGCATTGCAAACATAATCAAAGCTTTAAATACCGATGCTTTGCTTAAGGCTCTGCTAGATTGGATTAATTCTCGTCGTGAAGAAGCTCAAAAGCCACACATTGCGATTGATGGAAAAGTGCTTCGAGGTTGTTGGAAAGACAATGTGTACAATGCGCTAAATGTGGTTAGTGCATTTGATGTTGATAATGGCCTAGCCTTGTATCAACAAGCTGCGCAAAATAAGGGTCAAGAAGGTCAAATTGCCCGTGATATCATCGACATATTAGCGTGTAAAGGTTGCATTGTGACGCTTGATGCTCTGCATTGCCAAACGAAAACGTTGGAGATGATAGTAAAGAATAAGGGCGACTTTATTATCCAAGTCAAAGCCAATCAGCGTAATTTACACAATGCTATCGCTGAGCACTTTACAGCTCACTATGACAGCATGGGCCCACACGAAGAAACACAAAGCAATGGAAATGCTCATGGCCGAGGTGAAAGTCGTCTAGTTATGCAACTACCGATTAAATTACCGCAGAAACTCAAAGAGAAATGGCCTCATGTCAAAACGGTGATTGAGGTTGCAAGAGGTCGTAAATTAGGCGACAAAACCAGTTATACCTCCCACTTCTATGTCAGTTCATTGGCGGTAGAGCCAGAGTTAGTGGCAAAAGTAATACGCAAACATTGGCACATAGAGAATCGACTTCACTGGGTGTTAGATGTTGTTTTCAAAGAAGATAAATTAAAGGTAGCAGACCCAGACGGGGCGGCACACATCGCTTTGTTCAACAGAGTATGCTTAAACATAATTAGGCAACATCAAGGTAAAAAAGACAGTTTAGCAGCGAAACGAAGAGGAGCAGCTTGGAACGGTGATTTTAGGACGGAGTTACTCTTTGGTTAA
- a CDS encoding ThiF family adenylyltransferase, producing the protein MVRPESPLIKTHYIWVRPNRLSGVDWPPQDLKEVLSWLELVDVSARDHLVRCLSNSKSKRNIVLLDIEKQDPVSLYLEIDINNIECQFNSRKTRRKRKKSSFQNLIGILSRKGFCSKFARLSITRADQSTILSRNQKRESKLSFKSIALIGCGTIGGYLSELLVRNGAGLGPKCLHLYDRDSLKPHNFSRHTLSISDFGRNKASALAAKLKNSTHLANNISGFDSNFTISEGMLRKYDIVIDATGRPPVSKRLAFIVRQMSAKRPTIIHVFNDGNGRAAKVLVDENISCYGCMTVDKSIHQDHFDTRFKDLDLSKEKKVSCGSTYTIYDAGVSQISAAMALEAVLNTLNTITPWTYSEFILDPRYRTGKRKILQPQKQCVVCSEI; encoded by the coding sequence TTGGTTCGACCTGAAAGTCCCTTAATAAAAACTCATTATATTTGGGTTCGTCCAAATCGTTTGTCCGGTGTAGATTGGCCACCTCAAGATCTTAAAGAGGTATTATCTTGGCTTGAACTAGTTGATGTTAGCGCTAGAGATCATCTTGTTCGATGCCTATCTAATTCAAAATCAAAAAGAAATATTGTTCTGCTTGACATTGAGAAGCAAGATCCTGTTTCTCTTTATCTAGAGATAGATATTAATAATATTGAGTGCCAATTTAATTCTCGAAAAACTCGAAGAAAAAGGAAAAAAAGTTCTTTCCAAAATCTGATTGGAATTTTATCTAGAAAAGGCTTTTGCTCTAAGTTTGCTCGGTTATCAATTACTAGAGCAGATCAATCCACCATATTAAGCCGAAATCAAAAGAGAGAATCTAAGTTAAGCTTTAAGAGTATTGCTCTAATTGGATGCGGTACAATAGGAGGGTATCTATCAGAGTTGCTAGTTCGAAATGGCGCAGGCTTAGGGCCAAAATGCCTACATCTCTACGATAGAGATTCACTAAAACCTCATAACTTTTCACGACATACACTTTCTATATCAGACTTTGGAAGAAATAAAGCCTCAGCTTTAGCAGCAAAGCTTAAGAACTCAACGCACTTAGCTAACAATATTTCTGGATTTGATAGTAACTTTACTATCAGTGAAGGAATGCTTAGAAAATACGATATTGTTATTGATGCAACCGGTCGCCCTCCTGTTTCAAAGAGACTAGCATTTATAGTTCGTCAGATGTCAGCCAAACGACCTACCATTATTCATGTGTTCAATGATGGTAATGGTAGAGCAGCTAAGGTTTTAGTTGATGAAAACATTAGCTGTTATGGTTGTATGACTGTTGATAAGAGTATCCATCAAGACCATTTTGACACCCGATTTAAAGACCTAGATTTGTCTAAAGAAAAAAAAGTTAGCTGTGGAAGCACTTATACAATTTATGATGCTGGAGTTAGCCAGATTTCCGCTGCTATGGCATTAGAAGCTGTACTTAATACGCTTAATACCATAACACCATGGACTTACAGTGAGTTTATTTTAGATCCTCGTTATCGTACCGGAAAAAGAAAAATACTACAGCCTCAAAAGCAATGCGTGGTATGCAGTGAAATTTGA
- a CDS encoding Mov34/MPN/PAD-1 family protein, which translates to MKFERELTYQDGNGHLVVITEHVLTVLDRYKQGKIQDNEAAGVLLGEKRGKHIVITDLSEPGLGDLRQRNLVDRRGKHHQQKVDDCFHLSGGTVNYVGEWHTHPEDYPQPSQQDRSSWSKNLKQCAPKIVLIVGIKDFWLGKIKGTKLSKLTTRQ; encoded by the coding sequence GTGAAATTTGAAAGAGAGCTCACGTATCAAGATGGCAATGGGCATCTTGTTGTAATCACTGAACATGTTTTAACCGTTTTAGATAGGTATAAACAAGGTAAGATACAAGATAATGAAGCAGCAGGTGTACTGCTTGGTGAAAAAAGGGGCAAGCATATAGTTATTACTGATCTATCAGAGCCTGGATTAGGGGATCTTAGACAGAGAAACTTAGTCGATAGACGAGGCAAACACCACCAACAAAAAGTCGATGATTGTTTCCACCTGTCTGGGGGAACAGTTAATTATGTCGGAGAGTGGCATACACACCCCGAAGACTACCCTCAACCATCTCAACAAGACAGGTCATCATGGTCAAAAAATCTTAAACAGTGCGCACCTAAGATAGTTCTCATTGTCGGAATAAAAGATTTTTGGCTCGGAAAGATAAAAGGAACTAAGTTATCAAAACTAACCACTCGTCAGTAA
- a CDS encoding exonuclease domain-containing protein: protein MTEIEYTREGLNALRAEHQHLLIVDIEHTCDSENTIPVTEREVIELGAVILCCKTLKVKDVFSSLIKPVKYPKLTKFCTTLTGIKQEDIEHADLFPTVFNRFLVWLQDYPDFLFCSWGAYDRVQLELDCKRHFIPEFHCEQELNIKKAFAKIMKIKPRVGLKRAMDWLKLASDGKHHRALSDAKNAAKILNLLLQPELCETNSKNIRLDVDALVEGKVHIKELSSAGFVNVSSEKKALHPAHYFKELFLPRLKASGLSSEDIIEHLDMSEEQYCDFLNEKVVITNNFAKKLEALTGMRVEFWLRAQSKFHD from the coding sequence ATGACTGAAATTGAATATACACGAGAAGGGCTCAATGCACTTAGAGCCGAACATCAGCATTTACTAATAGTTGATATTGAGCATACCTGTGATTCTGAAAATACGATACCCGTTACTGAAAGAGAGGTAATCGAGCTGGGGGCTGTCATTCTTTGTTGCAAAACCCTCAAGGTAAAGGATGTGTTTTCAAGTTTAATTAAACCAGTAAAATATCCTAAGTTGACAAAGTTTTGCACCACTCTGACAGGGATTAAGCAGGAAGATATTGAGCATGCTGATTTATTTCCAACTGTTTTTAATCGATTTTTGGTATGGCTACAGGACTATCCAGATTTTTTATTTTGCTCTTGGGGAGCGTACGATCGCGTTCAGTTGGAACTAGATTGTAAGCGGCACTTCATTCCCGAATTTCATTGCGAACAAGAGCTCAATATTAAAAAGGCATTCGCAAAAATAATGAAAATAAAGCCTCGGGTTGGATTAAAGAGAGCTATGGACTGGCTAAAACTGGCAAGTGATGGTAAGCACCACAGAGCGTTAAGTGATGCGAAAAATGCAGCAAAAATTTTGAATTTGTTATTGCAGCCAGAGCTTTGTGAGACGAACTCGAAAAATATAAGGCTAGATGTCGATGCACTAGTTGAAGGGAAAGTGCATATCAAAGAGCTGAGTTCTGCTGGCTTTGTTAATGTTTCAAGTGAAAAGAAAGCACTGCATCCAGCACACTATTTCAAAGAACTTTTTTTACCTAGGCTTAAAGCCAGCGGACTAAGTAGCGAGGACATAATTGAACACTTAGACATGTCTGAGGAACAGTATTGTGACTTTCTGAATGAGAAAGTGGTTATCACAAATAACTTTGCTAAGAAGCTAGAGGCTTTAACGGGAATGCGTGTTGAATTTTGGTTGCGAGCTCAAAGTAAATTTCATGATTGA
- a CDS encoding TnsD family Tn7-like transposition protein: MAPIVCIDVAALFGGRMAFVRNCSLVALLPNETIYSWLARAGLISGLATDHDFLLARLGYTGQQLTSIFPPFIVPVSESVGLDIDELIAKNTALPFFKPFIQSDIFQNACANLREGSCIDAYSQFSLLANRIPEPTVLCYCPQCVAQDIKNVGVAYWHVVHQLPWISYCPIHLIKLEHIKRERKLLVLPPQEISGGRDFIHASVKQARLAQDAFSLWSLSLEAFEPVTLRKVYLHGLNTNNLVCQHGSVKQAKWQDSLKNYWLNELPRELVNAIFVGSISKSYPTNLIYQPDAQFHPLKHLLVIQHLFGSLSAFLTCYSNVQELQIRPHYVACEAIERVSPEKTDLLIKQLRNGMSMRQAAKRANVSVGYAKSVAIQNNIQIERRAQFLFATERAQIVSRLKTGEPTASIALKMECSQGAIEQILTQYPEIKEMRIQIRFKKQRDTHRSAVKACLDSLELPTRGKVQKLQRSAYTWLFKHDKEWLYKALPDAIPRINRHQGY; encoded by the coding sequence ATGGCACCCATTGTTTGTATTGATGTGGCTGCGCTTTTTGGCGGTAGAATGGCCTTCGTTAGAAATTGCAGCTTAGTCGCATTGCTACCAAACGAGACTATTTATAGTTGGCTCGCCAGAGCTGGGCTAATAAGTGGTTTGGCTACGGATCATGATTTTTTGCTGGCTAGATTGGGATACACTGGTCAGCAATTAACATCAATATTCCCACCTTTTATTGTTCCTGTTTCAGAAAGTGTAGGCTTGGACATTGACGAATTAATCGCAAAAAACACAGCTTTGCCATTTTTTAAGCCTTTTATACAAAGTGACATTTTTCAAAATGCATGCGCTAATTTACGTGAGGGATCATGCATTGATGCGTACAGTCAATTCTCATTACTGGCTAATCGAATACCAGAACCGACAGTGCTGTGTTATTGCCCGCAGTGTGTCGCCCAAGATATCAAAAATGTTGGTGTGGCGTATTGGCACGTTGTCCATCAATTACCATGGATCAGTTACTGCCCAATTCATTTAATAAAGCTAGAACACATCAAGCGTGAAAGAAAATTGCTCGTACTGCCACCTCAGGAAATCAGTGGCGGTAGAGATTTCATACATGCAAGTGTAAAGCAGGCAAGACTTGCTCAAGATGCATTTTCACTTTGGTCTTTGAGTTTAGAAGCCTTTGAACCAGTTACTTTGAGGAAGGTATATTTACACGGTTTAAATACTAATAATTTGGTATGTCAGCATGGTTCTGTTAAGCAAGCAAAGTGGCAAGACAGTCTGAAAAATTATTGGTTGAATGAATTGCCGAGAGAACTCGTTAACGCGATTTTTGTGGGTAGTATAAGTAAAAGCTACCCAACAAACCTGATTTACCAACCAGATGCACAATTCCACCCCTTAAAACATTTGCTAGTCATACAACATCTGTTCGGTAGTCTGTCAGCTTTCTTAACCTGTTACTCGAATGTCCAAGAGCTACAGATTAGGCCGCATTATGTCGCTTGTGAGGCTATTGAACGTGTTAGTCCTGAAAAAACGGATTTACTCATAAAGCAGTTAAGAAATGGTATGAGCATGAGACAAGCCGCAAAAAGGGCAAACGTTAGCGTGGGATATGCAAAATCAGTAGCAATACAAAATAACATACAGATTGAGCGAAGAGCTCAGTTTCTATTTGCGACGGAGCGTGCGCAAATCGTTTCCAGACTAAAGACCGGTGAGCCTACAGCTTCCATTGCTCTAAAGATGGAATGTTCACAAGGTGCAATAGAGCAGATTCTGACTCAGTATCCTGAAATAAAAGAAATGCGTATTCAAATACGATTTAAAAAACAACGCGATACACATCGTTCAGCAGTGAAAGCTTGTTTGGACAGCTTAGAATTACCAACTCGTGGGAAAGTACAAAAGCTTCAGCGAAGCGCTTATACCTGGCTTTTTAAACATGACAAGGAATGGCTTTATAAGGCGCTGCCTGATGCTATACCAAGAATTAACAGGCACCAAGGGTATTAG
- a CDS encoding TniQ family protein, giving the protein MIKSISFMPVPFDGEHFMGVMSRKAILLDSTDPKAMFERMLTEVGSLSNQRIYHPLIDVAANAYEGSISREQLLRKHSLFPYYSSTMHFHGVDKIINKRIRKGGLWKRCEFIEQVPSMPAPSYKSLSFTSAWRWCPVCAIEDEQRVGTSYWHVEHQLPSMLTCSKHNCELIENCNRCGYSNTDIRVTATPPTNNTCPKCGGVHEASYPRLNEHIAWVQQASMSLLNSPGALAKPHFEYVMKRGIQNAFISFIEGRTQKQVFLAAALQQDFESWFFEHGFERFFHESEAVIKYKTLSLEKALRNVNGWHPLFVLMWLRFLAVEWPSLEIAA; this is encoded by the coding sequence ATGATTAAATCAATCTCCTTCATGCCAGTCCCATTTGATGGTGAGCATTTTATGGGGGTAATGTCACGCAAGGCAATCCTACTAGATAGCACCGACCCTAAGGCAATGTTTGAGCGCATGCTTACGGAAGTTGGCTCTTTGAGTAATCAACGCATCTATCATCCGCTAATTGATGTTGCGGCTAATGCTTATGAGGGGAGTATTAGCCGAGAACAGTTGCTAAGAAAACATTCATTGTTTCCGTACTACTCATCCACGATGCATTTTCATGGCGTAGACAAAATAATCAACAAACGGATCCGAAAAGGAGGGCTTTGGAAACGCTGTGAATTTATTGAGCAAGTGCCTTCCATGCCAGCTCCATCATATAAGTCATTATCATTCACTTCGGCTTGGCGGTGGTGTCCTGTGTGTGCTATTGAAGATGAGCAACGAGTAGGTACTTCTTACTGGCATGTTGAACATCAGTTGCCATCGATGCTGACGTGCTCAAAGCATAACTGTGAGTTGATTGAAAATTGTAATAGATGTGGATATTCGAATACAGATATAAGAGTGACGGCGACGCCACCAACTAATAATACATGCCCTAAGTGTGGGGGTGTTCATGAGGCTAGTTACCCTCGGTTAAATGAGCACATAGCGTGGGTGCAGCAAGCTAGTATGAGTTTACTAAACTCTCCAGGTGCTCTTGCCAAGCCACACTTTGAATATGTAATGAAGCGAGGCATTCAAAATGCCTTTATAAGCTTCATTGAGGGAAGAACACAAAAGCAGGTGTTTTTGGCAGCAGCACTTCAGCAAGACTTTGAAAGCTGGTTCTTTGAGCATGGCTTTGAGCGTTTTTTCCATGAGTCTGAGGCTGTCATCAAATACAAAACGTTAAGTCTTGAAAAGGCGTTACGAAATGTAAATGGATGGCACCCATTGTTTGTATTGATGTGGCTGCGCTTTTTGGCGGTAGAATGGCCTTCGTTAGAAATTGCAGCTTAG
- a CDS encoding AAA family ATPase — translation MKIKANYRKHPLESLNGNPLIEAIELILTESMLIDKLTHKPNFDDCFWEVGELFQQVLLKRMDSIHIPSRYVFSLYNKFMSLILDGYSKYSPMSPETTKLLMSEAQSIRQDTSLSQRSIDRTTAPSVLVHGHSGAGKTKTIRSVLNVIPQVIEHHEYEEKPFRQDQLVWVSFDLPSTPSTKGLALNFFSAVDDALGTDYYEQWKDKSHVSVERHLGQMRIIALTHHLGLVHIDELQFLLKYRKYKEAPSFTTIEALFNKLGIPLVLSSTTSGRNIFLSDSQRPDFTTTRRLLTDREYQISLCKVDSPFYQSFFEALFPAELCTGGIQPGKQFKELFHYLTCGLPAMMTRLASLHHDTIAQLINKNPEKATSYRTDDETRLKMVYENQFKLISRALANLRAGNIPEFEGEIDKADTKTPALSDNEVKQLAAAKREKMKKALPTLVPDPLGIPPVQSSQSGEDTHVQKGGN, via the coding sequence ATGAAAATAAAAGCAAATTATCGAAAACACCCACTTGAAAGTTTAAATGGAAACCCTCTTATTGAGGCTATCGAGTTAATCCTTACCGAAAGCATGCTTATTGATAAACTGACACATAAACCCAACTTTGACGACTGTTTTTGGGAAGTCGGAGAACTGTTTCAGCAAGTATTACTGAAGCGTATGGATAGTATTCATATTCCGTCTAGGTATGTGTTTAGTTTGTACAACAAGTTTATGAGTCTGATTTTGGATGGCTATTCAAAATACAGCCCTATGTCGCCTGAAACCACGAAGTTACTGATGAGCGAAGCTCAGTCAATTAGGCAAGATACGTCATTGAGCCAAAGAAGCATTGACCGTACCACGGCGCCAAGTGTTTTAGTGCATGGCCACAGCGGTGCAGGTAAAACCAAGACGATACGTAGTGTGCTAAATGTAATACCACAGGTAATTGAACACCATGAGTATGAAGAGAAGCCCTTTCGACAGGACCAATTAGTTTGGGTCTCATTTGATTTGCCTTCAACACCATCAACGAAAGGGTTGGCTCTCAACTTCTTTTCTGCTGTTGATGATGCTTTAGGAACTGATTACTACGAGCAGTGGAAAGATAAGTCGCACGTTTCAGTAGAACGTCATCTGGGACAAATGCGCATAATTGCGCTTACCCATCACTTAGGTTTGGTTCATATCGATGAGTTACAATTTCTGTTGAAGTACAGAAAATACAAGGAGGCACCATCGTTTACCACTATTGAGGCGCTTTTTAACAAGCTAGGTATTCCTCTCGTTTTGTCTTCCACTACGTCAGGACGAAATATATTTTTGTCAGATTCTCAACGTCCTGACTTTACTACAACTCGCAGATTACTAACTGATCGCGAGTATCAGATTTCTTTGTGCAAAGTGGATAGCCCATTTTATCAATCCTTCTTTGAAGCACTATTTCCTGCGGAACTTTGTACCGGAGGGATCCAGCCAGGTAAGCAATTTAAAGAATTGTTTCATTACTTAACTTGTGGGCTTCCTGCGATGATGACTCGGTTAGCGTCTTTGCACCACGATACAATCGCACAACTAATCAATAAGAACCCTGAAAAAGCGACTTCATACCGTACAGACGATGAAACACGTCTTAAGATGGTCTACGAGAATCAGTTCAAATTGATTTCGCGTGCGCTAGCAAACTTGAGAGCTGGAAACATTCCTGAATTTGAAGGTGAGATTGATAAAGCAGATACAAAAACCCCCGCACTAAGTGACAATGAGGTAAAACAGTTGGCCGCAGCAAAGCGAGAAAAAATGAAAAAGGCATTGCCAACATTAGTGCCCGATCCGCTTGGTATTCCTCCAGTTCAATCCAGTCAATCTGGTGAAGATACACATGTTCAAAAGGGAGGTAATTAG